Proteins encoded in a region of the Mucilaginibacter sabulilitoris genome:
- the tuf gene encoding elongation factor Tu — MAKEKFDRSKPHLNIGTIGHVDHGKTTLTAAITKVLADAGLSEARSFDSIDSAPEEKERGITINTAHVEYSTANRHYAHVDCPGHADYVKNMVTGAAQMDGAIIVVAATDGPMPQTREHILLARQVGVPALVVFMNKVDMVDDPELLELVEMEIRELLSFYEYPGDDIPVIQGSALGGLNGDPKWVGKIMELMEAVDNYIPIPPRLTDLPFLMPVEDVFSITGRGTVATGRIERGVINSGEPVDILGMGAENLKSTVTGVEMFRKILDRGEAGDNVGLLLRGIEKTDIRRGMVICKPGSVTPHTDFKAEVYVLSKAEGGRHTPFFNKYRPQFYFRTTDVTGEISLAEGVEMVMPGDNVTITVKLINAIAMEKGLRFAIREGGRTVGAGQVTEILK, encoded by the coding sequence ATGGCAAAAGAAAAGTTTGACCGCAGTAAACCGCACTTAAACATCGGTACAATCGGTCACGTTGACCACGGCAAAACAACCCTTACTGCAGCTATCACTAAAGTATTAGCTGATGCAGGTTTATCAGAAGCTCGTTCATTTGATTCAATTGACTCAGCTCCTGAAGAAAAAGAGCGTGGTATTACCATCAACACTGCCCACGTTGAATATTCAACTGCTAACCGTCACTATGCTCACGTTGACTGTCCAGGTCACGCGGATTATGTGAAAAACATGGTTACTGGTGCTGCTCAGATGGATGGTGCAATCATTGTTGTTGCTGCAACTGACGGTCCGATGCCTCAAACCCGCGAACACATCCTGTTGGCACGTCAGGTAGGTGTACCTGCACTTGTTGTTTTCATGAACAAGGTTGACATGGTTGATGATCCGGAATTATTAGAATTAGTTGAAATGGAAATTCGTGAATTATTATCATTCTACGAATATCCAGGTGATGATATCCCAGTTATCCAGGGTTCTGCTTTGGGTGGTCTGAACGGCGATCCAAAATGGGTTGGCAAAATTATGGAATTGATGGAAGCTGTTGATAACTACATCCCAATTCCTCCACGTTTAACTGATCTTCCATTCTTGATGCCAGTTGAAGACGTGTTCTCAATCACCGGTCGTGGTACTGTTGCTACCGGTCGTATTGAGCGTGGTGTAATCAACTCTGGCGAGCCAGTTGATATCCTGGGTATGGGTGCTGAGAACTTAAAATCAACCGTAACTGGTGTTGAGATGTTCCGCAAGATCCTTGACCGTGGCGAAGCTGGTGACAACGTAGGTTTATTGTTACGTGGTATTGAAAAAACTGATATCCGTCGTGGTATGGTTATTTGCAAACCAGGTTCAGTAACTCCGCACACCGACTTCAAAGCAGAAGTTTACGTATTATCAAAAGCAGAAGGTGGCCGTCACACTCCATTCTTCAATAAATACCGTCCGCAATTCTATTTCCGTACAACTGACGTAACTGGTGAAATTTCACTGGCCGAAGGTGTAGAAATGGTTATGCCAGGTGATAACGTTACTATCACTGTAAAGTTGATTAACGCTATTGCCATGGAAAAAGGCTTACGTTTCGCTATCCGTGAAGGTGGCAGAACAGTAGGTGCTGGTCAGGTAACTGAAATTTTGAAATAA
- the hpf gene encoding ribosome hibernation-promoting factor, HPF/YfiA family → MKITVQSIHFTADRKLLDFIQRKADKLDTFYDQIISGEVYLKLENVEDEANKITEIKLLLPGNQIFAKEKCKSFEEATDLAIESLRKQIEKHKQKKTIADAAAKKAILMAAEDDL, encoded by the coding sequence ATGAAAATTACAGTGCAATCAATTCATTTTACCGCAGACAGGAAACTATTAGATTTTATTCAGAGAAAAGCTGACAAACTCGATACTTTTTATGACCAGATAATTAGTGGCGAGGTTTACTTAAAGCTTGAGAATGTGGAAGATGAGGCAAATAAGATAACGGAAATAAAATTGTTACTCCCCGGCAACCAGATTTTCGCGAAAGAAAAGTGCAAAAGTTTTGAAGAAGCGACAGATTTGGCCATCGAAAGCCTGCGCAAGCAGATAGAAAAGCACAAACAGAAAAAAACAATAGCTGACGCCGCGGCCAAAAAGGCCATCCTGATGGCGGCAGAAGACGATTTATAA
- a CDS encoding tyrosine-type recombinase/integrase, translated as MYIHCLDVQIVFMFLERFIQYIKFEKRYSPHTVSAYESDLDQFMLFLNSPGNAGIVPEPAVTHPNQISYHDIRNWMVELIDQKLTARSVNRKMATLRKYFKFLLQEGIITENPTSKVRSQKIPKKLPVVVEGDHLAQMLDSDEVFAADFTGQRDKLVVEMLFGTGMRLAELLGIKDQDINDYEGTLKVLGKRNKERIIPINTELRILLGKYLELKKNQNFDNNSATLIVTSKGADAYPKLIYSIVHKYLSNISTQDKRSPHVLRHTFATSLLNNGADLNSIKELLGHANLSATQIYTHNSVERLKSIYKQAHPKA; from the coding sequence TTGTACATTCATTGTCTGGATGTTCAAATAGTTTTTATGTTTTTAGAGCGTTTTATCCAATACATTAAATTCGAAAAGCGGTACTCTCCACATACGGTATCTGCCTATGAATCAGATCTGGATCAGTTCATGCTCTTCCTTAATAGCCCCGGTAATGCCGGCATTGTTCCCGAACCAGCTGTTACCCATCCCAACCAGATAAGCTATCATGACATTCGTAACTGGATGGTTGAATTGATAGACCAGAAACTTACGGCCCGCTCTGTAAACCGTAAAATGGCTACCCTGCGCAAATACTTTAAGTTTTTATTGCAGGAGGGTATTATTACTGAAAACCCGACATCAAAAGTACGTTCGCAAAAAATACCAAAAAAGCTACCGGTGGTAGTTGAAGGCGACCACCTTGCCCAAATGCTTGACAGCGACGAAGTATTTGCCGCCGATTTCACCGGCCAGCGCGATAAGCTGGTTGTTGAAATGCTTTTTGGTACCGGCATGCGCCTGGCCGAATTGCTGGGCATTAAAGATCAGGATATTAACGATTATGAGGGTACGCTGAAGGTGCTTGGGAAACGCAATAAAGAGCGTATTATCCCTATTAATACCGAGCTACGTATATTATTGGGAAAATACCTGGAGTTAAAGAAAAATCAAAATTTTGATAACAATTCCGCAACATTAATCGTTACAAGTAAAGGAGCTGATGCTTACCCGAAACTAATATATTCAATAGTGCATAAATACCTCTCCAACATATCAACCCAGGATAAAAGAAGCCCTCACGTACTCAGGCACACGTTTGCAACAAGCTTGTTGAACAACGGGGCCGATTTAAATTCGATCAAAGAACTTTTGGGCCACGCCAATTTAAGTGCCACCCAAATTTATACACACAATTCAGTTGAAAGATTAAAGTCTATTTACAAACAAGCCCATCCAAAGGCGTAA